A region of Stigmatella erecta DNA encodes the following proteins:
- a CDS encoding HAMP domain-containing protein, which yields MNANDNDSSPDKKRSPRRKDKGQGTESVPASRPVNRLKSRLEGDVPAGEAAAPPGKRNGHGPGKLPAGEGIRGRTATRPGRGAQPLLELLAALQAAESGDFSVRLSHTQSDEVLEDISDAFNALMVRNGALASEIVRVERVVGREGRMGERVSLGEVRGGWAASVHSINALIGDLVLPTTEVARVLVAVAEGDLTQKMALEIDGQSVKGEFLRIGTTVNAMVDQLRAFAAEVTRVAKEVGSDGKLGGQADVKGVAGTWKDLTDNVNIMASNLTTQVRNIAEVSTAVARGDLSRKITVDAKGEMLQLKDTFNTMVDQLNSFSAEVTRVAKEVGTEGKLGGQAEVKGVSGVWKDLTDNVNFMASNLTTQVRGIVKVVTAVANGDLSQKLQVPSQGEIAALGETLNNMTDTLNVFAQQVTSVARTVGVEGKLGAQAQVPGAAGTWKDLTDNVNLMANNLTAQVRNIAEVTTSVAKGDLSKKITVDVKGEVLELKNTINTMVDQLNSFAAEVTRVAREVGTDGKLGGQAEVKGVAGTWKDLTDNVNIMASNLTTQVRNIALVTTAVAKGDLSKKISVDARGEMLELKNTINTMVDQLNSFAAEVTRVAREVGTHGKLGGQAEVKGVAGTWKDLTDNVNIMASNLTTQVRGIAKVVTAVANGDLNQRLKVDAKGEVAELADTINAMTETLSIFAQQVTDVARTVGVEGKLGAQAVVPGVAGTWKDLTNNVNLLANNLTDQVRNIAEVTTAVARGDLSRKITVDAKGEVMELKNTINTMVDQLRGFASEVTRVAKEVGTEGKLGGQALVPGVSGVWKDLTDNVNFMATNLTTQVRGIVKVVTAVANGDLSQKLIVEAKGEIAALADTINAMTQTLSIFAQQVTDVARTVGVEGKLGAQAEVPGVAGTWKDLTNNVNLLANNLTAQVRNIAEVSTAVANGDLSRKITVDAKGEVLQLKDTINTMVDQLRGFASEVTRVAKEVGTEGKLGGQADVKGVSGVWKDLTDNVNALTGNLTDQVRNIAKVTTAVANGDLSQKITVSVKGEVLELKNTINTMVDQLRAFASEVTRVAKEVGTEGKLGGQADVKGVSGVWKDLTDNVNVLAGNLTDQVRNIAKVTTAVANGDLSQKISVEARGEILELKNTINTMVDQLRAFASEVTRVAKEVGTEGKLGGQAEVPGVAGTWKNLTDNVNSMASNLTAQVRNIALVTTAVANGDLSKKITVDVKGEMLELKNTINTMVDQLNSFAAEVTRVAREVGTEGKLGGQAVVAGVSGTWKDLTDNVNSMARNLTTQVRGIVRVVTAVANGDLRQKLVVDAKGEVAALADTINSMTDTLGTFAEQVSTVAREVGVEGKLGGQARVPGVAGTWKDLTDNVNFMASNLTTQVRGIVKVVTAVADGDLSQKLIVDAKGEVAALAETINSMTDTLGTFAEQVSTVAREVGIEGKLGGQARVPGARGTWRQLTDNVNQLAGTLTSQLRAISDVATAVTKGDLTRSITVSAEGEVAALKDNINQMIFNLRETTQKNQEQDWLKTNLAKFSGMMQGQKNLEAVSRLIMSELTPLVGAHHGAFFLMEQDGTLPVLKLTSTYAYRERKSLANRFRLGESLVGQCALEKKTILLTKVPADYITISSGLGEATPLNIIVLPVLFEGEVKAIIELASFHPFSAIHQIFLDQLTESIGVVLNMIIANMRTEQLLLQSQGLTQELQSQSRELTQQQEELKRTNTELEAQALELEEKAKQLEEQNTRVEEKNAEVELARSSLEEKAAQLSLISKYKSEFLANMSHELRTPLNSLLILAKLLADNKDGNLSGKQVEYANTIYASGGDLLSLINEILDLSKVEAGKMQVEPRDIVLTELNQFVDRSFRPVAEQKSLSFDVELLANAPRQIRTDPQRLQQVLKNLLSNAFKFTDEGSVQLVVKQADKGVRFEHEVLKRAKRVIAFVVTDTGIGIAKDKQKLIFEAFQQADGSTARKYGGTGLGLSISREIAKLLGGEIHVESALGKGSTFTLYLPPEYVAPEDEVPQAPTQFLAPIPTLASQRPAETLPPVPAMQAPPAPAAIPSSHVLDAALPPPSDSLLAPLAVEDDREHIREGDRVLLIIEDDLKFARIMAQMAREKGFKVLVASRGDSGLAMANEYLPHAITLDIQLPVVDGWSVLERLKRNGRTRHIPVHVISVMDKHLGNTHGAFGYLTKPVSKEGLERVFSQLAHFLERKERRLLLIEDDDVQRDSLVKLLSEGSDVEVTGVATGEEALHKLEEAEYDCLVIDLLLPDMDGTKLVEEVKTQPRFRDLPIVVYTGKELTAKDESRLRRYTGSVILKSEPKSPDQLLGDTALFLHRLEQNLSSRTKQALAERSSDTGGDLTGKKVLVVDDDMRNIFALTSVLENQGLQVIFAENGRAAIEMLEKNRDVDVVLMDIMMPEMDGYETMQAIRQNLQYARLPIIAITAKALKDDREKCMAAGASDYLPKPVDTDKLIELIRLWVNA from the coding sequence GTGAACGCGAACGACAACGACTCTTCGCCTGACAAGAAGCGCAGCCCCCGGCGCAAGGACAAGGGGCAGGGCACGGAGAGCGTGCCCGCCTCCCGTCCCGTGAACCGCCTGAAGTCCCGGCTGGAGGGGGACGTGCCCGCAGGTGAGGCCGCCGCGCCCCCGGGCAAGCGCAACGGCCATGGCCCCGGCAAGCTGCCCGCGGGAGAGGGCATCCGGGGCCGGACGGCCACGCGGCCGGGCCGGGGCGCCCAGCCGCTCCTGGAGTTGCTCGCCGCGCTGCAGGCCGCGGAGTCCGGAGACTTCAGCGTCCGGCTCTCCCACACCCAGTCGGACGAGGTGCTGGAGGACATCTCCGATGCCTTCAACGCGCTGATGGTCCGCAACGGCGCGCTCGCCAGCGAAATCGTCCGCGTGGAGCGGGTGGTGGGCCGCGAGGGCCGGATGGGTGAGCGCGTGTCGCTCGGCGAGGTGCGCGGCGGCTGGGCCGCCAGCGTACACTCCATCAACGCGCTGATCGGCGACCTGGTGCTGCCCACCACGGAAGTGGCCCGCGTGCTCGTCGCGGTGGCCGAGGGAGACCTGACGCAGAAGATGGCCCTGGAGATCGACGGCCAGTCGGTGAAGGGCGAGTTCCTGCGCATCGGCACCACGGTGAACGCCATGGTGGATCAGCTCCGCGCGTTCGCCGCCGAAGTCACCCGCGTCGCCAAGGAAGTGGGCAGCGACGGCAAGCTGGGCGGCCAGGCGGATGTGAAGGGCGTGGCCGGCACGTGGAAGGACCTGACCGACAACGTCAACATCATGGCCAGCAACCTCACCACCCAGGTGCGCAACATCGCCGAGGTCTCCACGGCGGTGGCCCGGGGCGACCTGTCCCGGAAAATCACCGTGGACGCCAAGGGGGAGATGCTCCAGCTGAAGGACACCTTCAACACCATGGTGGACCAGCTCAACTCTTTCTCCGCCGAGGTGACGCGCGTCGCGAAGGAAGTGGGCACCGAAGGAAAGCTCGGCGGCCAGGCCGAGGTGAAGGGCGTGTCCGGTGTGTGGAAGGACCTCACGGACAACGTGAACTTCATGGCCAGTAACCTCACCACCCAGGTGCGCGGCATCGTCAAGGTGGTGACGGCGGTCGCCAACGGCGACCTGTCCCAGAAGCTCCAGGTGCCGTCGCAGGGGGAGATCGCCGCGCTCGGCGAGACGCTCAACAACATGACGGACACGCTCAACGTGTTCGCCCAGCAGGTGACGAGCGTGGCGCGCACGGTGGGCGTGGAGGGCAAGCTGGGCGCCCAGGCCCAGGTGCCCGGCGCCGCCGGCACGTGGAAGGACCTCACCGACAACGTGAACCTGATGGCCAACAACCTCACGGCCCAGGTGCGCAACATCGCCGAGGTGACGACGTCCGTCGCCAAGGGCGACCTGTCCAAGAAAATCACGGTGGACGTGAAGGGCGAGGTGCTGGAGCTGAAGAACACCATCAACACGATGGTGGATCAGCTCAACTCCTTCGCCGCCGAAGTGACGCGCGTCGCGCGTGAAGTCGGCACCGACGGCAAGCTGGGCGGCCAGGCCGAGGTGAAGGGTGTCGCCGGCACGTGGAAGGACCTGACCGACAACGTCAACATCATGGCCAGCAACCTCACCACCCAGGTGCGCAACATCGCCTTGGTGACGACGGCGGTGGCCAAGGGCGACCTGTCCAAGAAGATCTCCGTGGATGCGCGCGGCGAGATGCTGGAGCTGAAGAACACCATCAACACCATGGTGGACCAGCTCAACTCGTTCGCCGCGGAAGTCACCCGCGTCGCCCGCGAGGTGGGCACCCACGGCAAGCTGGGCGGCCAGGCCGAGGTGAAGGGGGTGGCCGGGACGTGGAAGGACCTCACGGACAACGTGAACATCATGGCCAGCAACCTCACCACCCAGGTGCGCGGCATCGCCAAGGTGGTGACGGCGGTGGCCAACGGCGACCTGAACCAGCGCCTGAAGGTGGACGCCAAGGGCGAGGTGGCGGAGCTGGCCGACACCATCAACGCGATGACGGAGACGCTCTCCATCTTCGCGCAGCAGGTGACGGACGTGGCGCGCACGGTGGGCGTGGAGGGCAAGCTGGGCGCCCAGGCGGTGGTGCCCGGGGTGGCCGGCACGTGGAAGGACCTGACCAACAACGTGAACCTGCTCGCGAACAACCTGACCGACCAGGTCCGGAACATCGCGGAGGTGACCACGGCGGTGGCCCGGGGCGACCTGTCCCGCAAAATCACGGTGGACGCGAAGGGCGAGGTGATGGAGCTGAAGAACACCATCAACACGATGGTGGATCAGCTCCGCGGCTTCGCTTCCGAAGTGACGCGCGTCGCCAAGGAAGTGGGCACCGAAGGAAAGCTGGGCGGCCAGGCGCTGGTGCCCGGGGTGTCCGGTGTGTGGAAGGACCTCACGGACAACGTGAACTTCATGGCCACCAACCTGACGACCCAGGTGCGTGGCATCGTGAAGGTGGTGACGGCGGTCGCCAACGGCGACCTGTCCCAGAAGCTCATCGTCGAGGCGAAGGGTGAAATCGCGGCGCTCGCGGACACCATCAACGCGATGACGCAGACGCTCTCCATCTTCGCGCAGCAGGTGACGGATGTGGCGCGCACGGTGGGCGTGGAGGGCAAGCTGGGCGCTCAGGCCGAGGTGCCGGGCGTCGCCGGCACGTGGAAGGACCTGACCAACAACGTGAACCTGCTGGCCAACAACCTCACGGCCCAGGTGCGCAACATCGCGGAGGTCTCTACCGCGGTGGCCAATGGCGACCTGTCCCGCAAAATCACGGTGGACGCCAAGGGCGAGGTGCTCCAGCTCAAGGACACCATCAACACCATGGTGGACCAGCTCCGCGGCTTCGCCTCGGAAGTCACCCGCGTCGCCAAGGAAGTCGGTACCGAGGGCAAGCTGGGCGGCCAGGCCGACGTGAAGGGCGTGTCCGGCGTCTGGAAGGATCTCACCGACAACGTGAACGCCCTGACCGGCAACCTCACGGACCAGGTGCGCAACATCGCCAAGGTCACCACCGCGGTGGCCAACGGCGACCTGTCGCAGAAGATCACCGTCAGCGTGAAGGGCGAGGTGCTGGAGCTGAAGAACACCATCAACACGATGGTGGACCAGCTCCGCGCGTTCGCCTCGGAAGTGACCCGCGTCGCCAAGGAAGTGGGCACGGAAGGAAAGCTGGGCGGCCAGGCGGATGTGAAGGGCGTGTCCGGCGTCTGGAAGGACCTGACCGACAACGTGAACGTGCTGGCCGGCAACCTCACGGACCAGGTGCGCAACATCGCCAAGGTCACCACCGCGGTGGCCAATGGCGACCTGTCGCAGAAGATCTCCGTCGAGGCCCGCGGCGAAATCCTCGAGCTGAAGAACACCATCAACACGATGGTGGATCAGCTCCGCGCGTTCGCGTCCGAAGTGACGCGCGTCGCGAAGGAAGTGGGCACCGAAGGAAAGCTGGGCGGCCAGGCCGAGGTGCCGGGAGTGGCCGGCACGTGGAAGAACCTCACGGACAACGTGAACTCCATGGCCAGCAACCTCACCGCCCAGGTGCGCAACATCGCCCTGGTGACGACGGCGGTGGCCAACGGCGACCTGTCCAAGAAAATCACCGTGGACGTGAAGGGCGAGATGCTGGAGCTGAAGAACACCATCAACACGATGGTGGATCAGCTCAACTCCTTCGCCGCCGAGGTGACGCGCGTCGCGCGCGAGGTGGGCACGGAAGGCAAGCTGGGCGGACAGGCCGTGGTGGCGGGCGTCTCCGGCACCTGGAAGGACCTGACCGACAACGTGAACTCCATGGCCCGCAACCTCACCACCCAGGTGCGCGGCATCGTCCGCGTGGTGACGGCGGTGGCCAATGGGGATCTGCGCCAGAAGCTCGTGGTGGACGCCAAGGGCGAGGTGGCCGCGCTCGCGGACACCATCAACAGCATGACCGACACGCTGGGCACCTTCGCCGAGCAGGTCTCCACGGTGGCCCGCGAGGTGGGCGTCGAGGGGAAGCTGGGCGGCCAGGCCCGCGTGCCCGGGGTGGCCGGCACGTGGAAGGACCTCACGGACAACGTGAACTTCATGGCCAGTAACCTCACCACCCAGGTGCGCGGCATCGTCAAGGTGGTGACGGCGGTGGCCGATGGTGACCTGTCCCAGAAGCTCATCGTGGACGCCAAGGGCGAGGTGGCCGCGCTCGCCGAGACCATCAACAGCATGACGGACACGCTGGGCACCTTCGCCGAGCAGGTGTCCACGGTGGCCCGCGAGGTGGGTATCGAAGGAAAGCTGGGCGGCCAGGCCCGCGTGCCCGGCGCGCGCGGCACGTGGCGGCAGCTCACCGACAACGTGAACCAGCTGGCAGGCACCCTCACCTCGCAGCTGCGCGCCATCTCGGACGTGGCCACCGCGGTGACGAAGGGCGACCTCACCCGGAGCATCACCGTCAGCGCCGAGGGCGAAGTGGCCGCGCTGAAGGACAACATCAACCAGATGATCTTCAACCTGCGTGAGACGACGCAGAAGAACCAGGAACAGGACTGGCTGAAGACGAACCTGGCGAAGTTCAGCGGCATGATGCAGGGCCAGAAGAACCTGGAGGCCGTCAGCCGCCTCATCATGAGCGAGCTGACCCCCCTGGTGGGCGCGCACCACGGCGCCTTCTTCCTGATGGAGCAGGACGGCACCCTGCCGGTGCTCAAGCTCACCAGCACCTACGCGTACCGCGAGCGCAAGAGCCTGGCCAACCGCTTCCGCCTGGGCGAGAGCCTGGTGGGGCAGTGCGCCCTGGAGAAGAAGACCATCCTCCTCACTAAGGTCCCGGCCGACTACATCACCATCTCGTCCGGCCTGGGCGAGGCCACGCCGCTCAACATCATCGTCCTGCCGGTGCTCTTCGAGGGCGAGGTGAAGGCCATCATCGAGCTGGCCTCGTTCCACCCCTTCAGCGCCATCCACCAGATTTTCCTGGATCAGCTCACCGAGAGCATCGGCGTGGTGCTGAACATGATCATCGCCAACATGCGCACCGAGCAGCTGCTGCTCCAGTCGCAGGGGCTCACCCAGGAGCTCCAGAGCCAGTCGCGCGAGCTGACCCAGCAGCAGGAGGAGCTCAAGCGCACCAACACCGAGCTGGAGGCGCAGGCGCTCGAGCTGGAGGAGAAGGCCAAGCAGCTCGAGGAACAGAACACCCGCGTGGAGGAGAAGAACGCGGAAGTGGAGCTGGCGCGCTCCTCCTTGGAGGAGAAGGCCGCCCAGCTCAGCCTCATCTCCAAGTACAAGAGCGAGTTCCTGGCCAACATGAGCCACGAGCTGCGCACCCCGCTCAACTCGCTGCTCATCCTCGCCAAGCTGCTGGCGGACAACAAGGACGGCAACCTCAGCGGCAAGCAGGTGGAGTACGCCAACACCATCTACGCCAGCGGTGGGGACCTGCTCAGCCTCATCAACGAGATCCTCGACCTGTCCAAGGTGGAGGCGGGCAAGATGCAGGTGGAGCCCCGGGACATCGTCCTCACGGAGCTCAACCAGTTCGTGGACCGCTCGTTCCGCCCGGTGGCCGAGCAGAAGAGCCTCTCGTTCGACGTGGAGCTGCTGGCCAACGCGCCGCGGCAGATCCGCACCGACCCGCAGCGGCTCCAGCAGGTGCTCAAGAACCTGCTGTCCAACGCCTTCAAGTTCACCGACGAGGGCAGCGTGCAGCTCGTGGTGAAGCAGGCCGACAAGGGCGTGCGCTTCGAGCACGAGGTGCTCAAGCGCGCCAAGCGCGTCATCGCCTTCGTGGTGACGGACACCGGCATCGGCATCGCCAAGGACAAGCAGAAGCTCATCTTCGAGGCCTTCCAGCAGGCCGACGGCTCCACCGCGCGCAAGTACGGCGGCACGGGCCTGGGCCTGTCCATCTCGCGGGAGATCGCCAAGCTGCTGGGCGGCGAAATCCACGTGGAGAGCGCGCTGGGCAAGGGCAGCACCTTCACGCTCTACCTGCCCCCCGAGTACGTGGCGCCCGAGGACGAGGTGCCGCAGGCCCCCACGCAGTTCCTGGCGCCCATCCCCACGCTGGCCTCGCAGCGCCCGGCCGAGACGCTGCCCCCGGTGCCCGCGATGCAGGCGCCCCCGGCACCGGCGGCCATTCCCAGCTCGCACGTGCTGGATGCCGCGCTGCCGCCGCCCTCGGACTCGCTGCTCGCCCCGCTCGCGGTGGAGGATGACCGGGAGCACATCCGCGAGGGCGACCGCGTCCTGCTCATCATCGAGGACGACCTGAAGTTCGCCCGCATCATGGCGCAGATGGCGCGCGAGAAGGGCTTCAAGGTGCTGGTGGCCAGCCGCGGCGACAGCGGCCTGGCCATGGCCAACGAGTACCTGCCCCACGCCATCACCCTGGACATCCAGCTGCCCGTGGTGGACGGCTGGAGCGTGCTGGAGCGCCTCAAGCGCAACGGGCGCACGCGCCACATCCCCGTGCACGTCATCAGCGTCATGGACAAGCACCTGGGCAACACCCACGGCGCCTTCGGCTACCTCACCAAGCCCGTCTCCAAAGAGGGCCTGGAGCGCGTCTTCTCCCAGCTGGCGCACTTCCTGGAGCGCAAGGAGCGGCGGCTGCTGCTCATCGAGGACGATGACGTGCAGCGCGACAGCCTCGTGAAGCTCCTGAGCGAGGGCAGTGACGTGGAGGTGACGGGCGTGGCCACCGGCGAGGAGGCCCTGCACAAGCTGGAGGAGGCCGAGTACGACTGCCTCGTCA